The window TATCAGCCTACTCCTGGAGATTTTCCGGCGCTCGCATTGCTTGTTTTTTCACTTCTCAGACCCCAGATTTATTGTCAAGTACAATTTATACCAAATTAGATGAGCTTACCCTGTCTATCCAGCAACGCCCTGTCTTGATATTACGCCAGATAACCTCGGTGAAATTGTAACAAATATTAAACAAAAGATTGAAAATCTACCACGGGCGTTGACTGTAGCCATCTATAACAATAAAGGTGGAGTTGGTAAAACTACTACAACAGTAAATTTAGCCGCTGTTCTCACGTTAAAAGGAAAAAAGGCTTTAATTATTGACTTCGATCCAAATCAACAAGACCTTACAAATTCCCTAGGAATTAAGCAAGGTACAGAAACGTTGTACTCTTACCTTGAAGATAGAAAAAATAGAGTTAATCCTAGTAATGTAATCCAATCGTTTGGAACAAAAAACACAAAAACGGGACACTTATTTCAGATTGATGTTATCCCCGCTGATGAAGACTTAGGCAGTCAGGGTGAGGATAAATTACGCCAAAACTTTGGAATACGAAGACTCTACCAAATTTTAGACAGCCTAAAGTATGAGTATGACTATATTTTGATTGATTCACCTCCTAACTGGCGTTTTTTCAGTCAAAGTGCTATATATGCCTCAGATGTTGTCCTTATTCCAACGAAACACAACAACATCTTTTCGCTAGAGAATGCTGCTGTGGCTATCAAACAGTTTATTCCTCAAGTTCAAGAATCAAGAAAAGATGGTGGGCCGATTGCACTACCGATTTTCTTCAATGGTGAAAGTATTACGGATGCAGGGCGTAATACTGCACATAAAGCAATAGAAGAAATTATCAAACAAACCCCAACCAGTAAGTTTAATTTGCGTCCTTATTTTTATCCGCGTTACACTCAAGCGAAACAAGATCGACATATCTTTGAACTACCTAGCTATGCTCATATAGCTAATGCAGCTTTTTCTCGCGTACCCGCTGCCTACAAAGATAAAACAGCTCGTAATTATTATTTAGAATTAGCAAAGGAGTATTTTCTACAATGAGTAACTTGACCGATATTGGCAACTTAATGCACCTGTACATGGATCAGATCCAAGCTGGTGAAGGAACAGATGCCCCTGAGTTTTTGATTACTGCTACTGCCAAAAAACTCACTAAGTCGGGTGGCCGTAATTGGGTTCCTGTAATTGTTAAAGAAACTGGCGAAGACCAATATGAAGTCATTGGTAACTCATTTATTTATGCTGTTGTTGAAGAAGCTGGATTAGAGAAGGTCTGGTGCATTATTGCCGATCCTAGCGACGAATCTGTAGAACTGACTAAAGTCTTAGCAGGCGAAGTAACTCCAAAAATTAACCTCACTACAGCGACACGAGATGATATCAAAGCAGCGCTTCAGTATCTAATTGAAAAACCTGGT of the Microcoleus sp. FACHB-831 genome contains:
- a CDS encoding ParA family protein; protein product: MTVAIYNNKGGVGKTTTTVNLAAVLTLKGKKALIIDFDPNQQDLTNSLGIKQGTETLYSYLEDRKNRVNPSNVIQSFGTKNTKTGHLFQIDVIPADEDLGSQGEDKLRQNFGIRRLYQILDSLKYEYDYILIDSPPNWRFFSQSAIYASDVVLIPTKHNNIFSLENAAVAIKQFIPQVQESRKDGGPIALPIFFNGESITDAGRNTAHKAIEEIIKQTPTSKFNLRPYFYPRYTQAKQDRHIFELPSYAHIANAAFSRVPAAYKDKTARNYYLELAKEYFLQ
- a CDS encoding Rho termination factor N-terminal domain-containing protein; translated protein: MSNLTDIGNLMHLYMDQIQAGEGTDAPEFLITATAKKLTKSGGRNWVPVIVKETGEDQYEVIGNSFIYAVVEEAGLEKVWCIIADPSDESVELTKVLAGEVTPKINLTTATRDDIKAALQYLIEKPGTDLKSVKLLIATDRIDEAPRQYWKTLEPITKLKCGITTGKKLNALKEVFYLTPEPMPEVIEDSTTLNTLTARELRDMAKKRGIPGYSKKKKDELVKLLS